In the Mercenaria mercenaria strain notata unplaced genomic scaffold, MADL_Memer_1 contig_1597, whole genome shotgun sequence genome, TCCTCTCTTTAACATGGTCTGTATCTTTTGAAGGTCAACAGTGACATTAAACAATATCGTAAGTTTTAAACCTAAGaaagtttcaaaatgtttatttcctAGCCTATCTGAAAGAAATGTTCCGTGACCAGTTGTAATTTACAAAGGATTTTAATTTTGTTCTTACAGTATAATATCATGTCTTCAATTGAATAACACTctacaaatatttattaatttatattcatGCACTAAAGTGCTGTTTTCTATGTAGTAACCCTACAAATACATAGTATAAATTTTATTCTTACAGACTAAAATGCTGTTTTCAGTATGAGAACACTtaacaaatttgtataaattttattcttaCAGAAAATGCTAATTCAAGTTAATATATAATAacacttaacaaatatatatataaattttgttcttacAGAGAGTGTGAAAATACAAGAGGTCGTTTTATTCTCTGCAAGACGTCCAAAACATTATTCACTGACAAGaggacaaacagtgattttcacAGAGATCATCTTAAATAAAGGCGACGCTTACAACAAAGAGAATGGTGTATTTACCGCTCCTTATACTGGCATTTATACATTTACTGTACAATTCTGTGTGTATGCTGGAAAGTATTTTGATTTTGCCTTCATGGCCAATGAAAACCTTTTAAGATAACACGGATCCAAAAACACGATACCAGTTATTTTTCCTGCTACAGCTTTGATGCCATGACCATTGTTAATAAGAATGAGAATGTGAAAATCAAGATTGTATCTAACCCTAGTT is a window encoding:
- the LOC128551732 gene encoding uncharacterized protein LOC128551732 translates to MIRLEISVEAMKREIEESRSQVTTTLGNLQTERSTWEKTLLTMKDASNTALNTAIQETKTQVQEELKVLAAEKERWNKELKESVKIQEVVLFSARRPKHYSLTRGQTVIFTEIILNKGDAYNKENGVFTAPYTGIYTFTVQFCVYAGKYFDFAFMANENLLR